TTTTTTGTTGCCGTCATATTTTACACTGCGCGTATACTCAATCTCTACTTTTGGATTTTCGCTTTTTATTTGTTTTGCGAGCATGTATACAGCCATAAGCAAATCAAGAGGCTCGAAACCTGCGATTACTTGCGGAATTTTATAGTCTTTTGATATGAACTCGTAGGGTTTAGCGCCTATCACAGTACTCACATGGCCAGGCTCAATTAAGCCATGGAGTTTCAGTTCGCCAAGCTCAATTATAGCTTTTAGTGCAGGCGGTATCAAGCGATGACAGCTTAAAATTGAGAAATTATCAGGTGGAGAATTCAAAATTGCGCTAGCAGTACTTGGTGCAGTAGTTTCAAAGCCTATTGCTAAAAATACTACCTCGTTATTGGTTTTACGCGCTAACTCTATAGCGTCATCTACAGAATAGACAATTTTTATTTTGCAGCCCAATGCTCTTGTATCCGCAAGTGAGTATTTAATACCAGGCACTCTAATAATATCGCCAAAGCTCGTAATTACGAAACCTTTTTTAGCTAGTAATATAGCCTCTTCAATCTCTTTAGGGGTTGTAACGCAGACTGGGCAGCCAGGCCC
This is a stretch of genomic DNA from Candidatus Thermoplasmatota archaeon. It encodes these proteins:
- the hypD gene encoding hydrogenase formation protein HypD, giving the protein MLRYRDEKIALKIVSKLKALSLNITVMHVCGTHQDTLVRFGLEQLLRNAGAEIRQGPGCPVCVTTPKEIEEAILLAKKGFVITSFGDIIRVPGIKYSLADTRALGCKIKIVYSVDDAIELARKTNNEVVFLAIGFETTAPSTASAILNSPPDNFSILSCHRLIPPALKAIIELGELKLHGLIEPGHVSTVIGAKPYEFISKDYKIPQVIAGFEPLDLLMAVYMLAKQIKSENPKVEIEYTRSVKYDGNKKALSIMNSVFEPCDVAWRGFPLIPNSGLKLRAEFERYDAHKKFELQLKELEGIEPKEPKGCKCGEILRGLLDSEDCPLFGKSCTPATPVGPCMVSREGNCNIRFRYG